A single window of Halobacillus naozhouensis DNA harbors:
- a CDS encoding sensor histidine kinase: protein MSIRKRLILSNIAMVVGPILLLLIVEIIAGYLLMNVIEIESRDQIQKIFISIHFIGLLLILILTNGIITYFLSKSIIRPVNRLTHAAEEIGKGNLDFKIERMRKDEIGKLSDTFETMRKRLQESQELQKKYQENRNKLMMNISHDLKTPITSIKGHIEGIRDGVTDTEEKMDAYIETIHTKTIVMDRLIDELFEHSKLDMGRLAFRFKEINLQPFLIDLMEEYQLEWDEVDFSFDAEKEKDFRAKVDPDQLRRVVVNIMNNSLKHMDKAEKKIHIDLVEKFDEIIVKIKDNGPGILNKDLPHVFELFYRSDMARTSEGGSGLGLAISKRIIQEHEGEINASSRIGHGTTVTFTLPVSRI, encoded by the coding sequence TTGTCGATACGCAAACGGTTGATTTTATCTAACATAGCCATGGTTGTCGGGCCTATTTTATTACTGCTTATAGTAGAAATAATCGCCGGCTACCTGCTGATGAATGTGATAGAGATCGAGAGTAGAGATCAGATACAGAAAATATTCATCTCTATTCATTTCATAGGTCTACTTCTCATATTAATTTTAACGAACGGAATCATTACATACTTTTTATCGAAAAGTATCATTCGCCCTGTGAACCGATTAACCCATGCAGCAGAAGAAATCGGAAAGGGAAATCTGGATTTTAAAATTGAACGAATGAGAAAAGACGAAATTGGCAAACTTTCCGATACTTTTGAAACGATGAGAAAGAGGCTGCAGGAATCTCAAGAGCTTCAGAAAAAATATCAGGAAAACCGTAATAAATTGATGATGAATATTTCTCATGACTTAAAAACACCTATCACTTCGATTAAAGGACATATAGAAGGAATCCGTGACGGTGTGACAGATACTGAGGAGAAAATGGATGCTTATATTGAGACCATTCATACTAAGACCATTGTCATGGACCGCCTCATTGACGAACTGTTTGAGCATTCTAAGCTGGATATGGGACGACTTGCCTTTCGATTTAAAGAGATCAATTTACAGCCATTTCTTATTGATCTGATGGAAGAGTATCAGCTTGAGTGGGATGAGGTAGACTTTTCCTTTGATGCTGAAAAAGAAAAAGACTTTCGAGCAAAAGTTGACCCTGATCAGTTAAGAAGAGTAGTTGTGAATATAATGAATAATAGTTTAAAACATATGGATAAAGCAGAGAAGAAAATTCATATTGATCTGGTAGAAAAATTTGATGAGATTATTGTAAAGATTAAAGATAACGGACCGGGTATTCTAAATAAAGACCTGCCTCATGTGTTCGAATTGTTCTATCGTTCAGACATGGCGAGGACTTCAGAAGGAGGAAGCGGTCTGGGACTAGCTATTTCTAAGCGAATTATCCAAGAGCATGAGGGAGAGATCAATGCATCCAGCAGAATAGGTCATGGAACAACCGTGACTTTTACGCTTCCTGTATCACGAATTTAA
- a CDS encoding Na+/H+ antiporter NhaC family protein: protein MADSRNDEVIDEAIGEKSINRLEFHGGVFAATVPLIFFIVWAITLSVTKLVTEEALVLGMVIGVAIGLFLCKSKWADYAQALISGMAQPIGVIAVIAWFWAGMFAKLLSAGGLVDGLIWFGFQTGLEGGAFVGVTFLLSALFATAVGTGYGTVAAFGILMYPAGVILGADPVLLLAAILSGAVFGDNLAPVSDTTIVSATTQEADVPGVVRSRFKYSITAAIPALILFVILGGGGDAQNTEAMARLQEQVSPHGLLLLIPFALVLYLALSGHHLLTSLTWGIVASIVFIIISGTPFTEIIHIYKNDAGEAVIEGALMNGIGGYFNMAILILFILAAAHLMEVAGTMDTIRDFFLGIIKGVVKRAELSMYGIVAFLNVFITINTAAEIAAAPFVRKLGKEMNIHPYRRANFLDTVTSSLGYIFPWSAGVLLAWATIKGAAQEYENIPVVSPAEVFPYVFQGWGLLIVMLIAALTGWGLRYNGKNGEEVKPKDYQNK from the coding sequence GTGGCAGATTCACGAAACGATGAAGTCATTGATGAAGCAATAGGAGAAAAGTCAATTAACAGATTAGAATTCCATGGAGGCGTCTTTGCAGCCACAGTCCCACTAATCTTTTTCATAGTGTGGGCGATTACATTAAGTGTAACGAAGCTTGTCACTGAAGAAGCATTGGTTCTCGGAATGGTAATCGGTGTAGCCATCGGTTTATTTCTATGTAAATCAAAGTGGGCGGATTACGCACAAGCTTTAATTTCAGGGATGGCGCAGCCTATTGGGGTTATCGCTGTTATTGCCTGGTTTTGGGCAGGAATGTTTGCCAAGTTATTATCAGCAGGCGGACTTGTTGATGGACTCATTTGGTTTGGGTTTCAGACGGGGCTCGAGGGCGGTGCTTTTGTTGGAGTAACCTTCTTGCTGTCCGCATTATTTGCAACAGCCGTTGGTACTGGATACGGAACTGTTGCAGCATTTGGCATTCTAATGTATCCAGCAGGGGTCATCCTAGGAGCAGACCCAGTCTTACTGCTGGCAGCTATCTTAAGTGGTGCAGTGTTTGGGGATAACCTCGCACCTGTCTCTGATACCACAATAGTCTCCGCTACGACACAGGAAGCAGATGTGCCAGGAGTTGTCCGTTCCCGATTTAAATATTCTATTACGGCTGCTATCCCGGCTCTTATCTTATTCGTGATTCTCGGTGGCGGCGGAGATGCGCAAAATACAGAAGCTATGGCGAGACTTCAGGAGCAAGTATCACCACACGGACTATTGCTGCTGATTCCGTTCGCATTAGTCTTATATTTAGCATTGTCAGGTCATCATTTATTAACTTCTTTGACATGGGGCATTGTCGCTTCAATCGTCTTTATCATTATTTCCGGAACCCCTTTTACCGAAATCATTCATATCTATAAAAATGATGCGGGGGAGGCTGTTATAGAAGGTGCCCTTATGAATGGTATCGGCGGCTATTTTAATATGGCAATATTAATTCTGTTTATATTAGCAGCTGCCCATCTAATGGAAGTAGCTGGTACGATGGACACGATCAGGGATTTCTTCCTTGGCATTATTAAAGGTGTAGTGAAACGTGCAGAGCTTTCCATGTATGGTATTGTTGCTTTCTTAAATGTGTTTATTACGATCAATACGGCAGCAGAAATTGCAGCAGCTCCATTTGTGCGAAAGCTTGGAAAGGAAATGAATATCCACCCTTACCGTCGAGCAAATTTCCTTGATACGGTAACTTCTTCCTTAGGATACATTTTCCCTTGGAGTGCTGGTGTGCTTCTGGCTTGGGCTACGATAAAAGGTGCTGCCCAGGAATATGAGAATATACCAGTGGTTAGTCCAGCTGAAGTATTCCCTTATGTCTTTCAAGGTTGGGGACTACTCATCGTTATGCTCATCGCAGCTTTGACAGGCTGGGGCTTACGTTACAATGGAAAGAATGGAGAAGAAGTAAAACCGAAAGATTATCAAAATAAATAG
- a CDS encoding response regulator transcription factor: protein MNHVLIIEDEKSIAEVQRDYLEMSGYRVTIILDGTTGLNTALTEDVDLVLLDVMLPGMDGFSICKAIRKEKDIPVIMVTAKVEDIDKIRGLGLGADDYIVKPFSPSELVARVKAHLARYQRLVGKLDHDIQIRGLHIDRKSRRVKVNEEEIVLTTKEFNLLAFLAQNPDHVFSKEQLFDRIWGFDSVGDISTVTVHIRKIREKIEQDPSQPQYLETVWGAGYRFIK, encoded by the coding sequence ATGAATCACGTTTTAATCATTGAAGATGAAAAGAGTATTGCGGAAGTACAGAGGGACTATTTGGAAATGAGTGGCTATAGGGTTACGATCATCTTGGACGGGACAACCGGACTGAACACCGCATTGACTGAAGATGTGGACTTAGTATTGTTGGATGTCATGCTGCCTGGTATGGATGGATTCAGCATTTGTAAAGCTATACGCAAGGAGAAGGATATTCCCGTTATAATGGTGACGGCCAAAGTAGAGGATATCGATAAGATTCGGGGGCTTGGCTTAGGAGCAGATGATTACATAGTAAAACCCTTCAGTCCAAGTGAGCTGGTTGCTCGCGTTAAAGCACATCTCGCAAGGTACCAGCGACTAGTTGGTAAGCTGGACCATGATATTCAAATTCGCGGGCTCCACATCGATCGTAAGTCACGAAGAGTAAAAGTTAATGAAGAAGAAATAGTGCTTACCACCAAGGAATTTAACTTATTGGCGTTTCTGGCACAGAATCCTGACCACGTTTTTAGCAAAGAGCAATTATTTGACCGGATTTGGGGTTTCGATTCTGTTGGAGATATTAGTACGGTAACCGTTCATATTAGAAAAATCCGTGAAAAAATTGAACAAGACCCCTCTCAGCCTCAGTACTTGGAAACAGTATGGGGTGCGGGTTACCGGTTTATAAAGTAA
- a CDS encoding amidohydrolase, which translates to MIIDNVRIYQPFNDKDRGKTYAIEFDDGEFQAIHPSPYKGQKTTIDGKGKLVAPGFNDSHMHLLRYGLLKKELDLTEAQSFKEVKELIENHYGSLEENQWFFGKGFDDAQFEDIDQLLTAQDLHKIHVNAYIFLLHEDGHECVISEKALELLREEEDFKKEPDIFKETDDQGQWTGRFKDTAVHYIKRHFWGRSVEDAKQALRAAFPHISENGLTSVHTDDLNFIRNYDRLWRAYTELENEGELPIDVQLHHYIFDIDDLRQFLKDHKVRTGDGTSQVKVGAIKIFLDGTQRLHTSAMRNPYPENPETSGTLIYTQEQVNEMVAEAGSNGMQVAMHAIGDRACEQAIEALEQKEAYTRERRHRIIHAQTLAPDLMDRLRTLKPYIETQPSFLLGEWDKKDNWTPKELLPFCDPFNSLVRDHIPVTLSSDLPIGSINPFVTINTAVNRTDLEGNPEGGWMPQEKLKVDDSFHAFTAVPAEIEYREDSKGKIKPGYQADFVLLNQHPHEVSPQDLHHIKVLETWYRGKKVYERK; encoded by the coding sequence GTGATCATAGATAATGTAAGAATCTATCAGCCTTTTAACGATAAGGACAGGGGTAAGACGTATGCCATTGAGTTTGACGACGGTGAATTTCAGGCTATTCATCCAAGTCCCTACAAGGGCCAAAAAACAACGATTGACGGAAAAGGAAAGCTGGTTGCGCCTGGTTTCAATGACAGTCATATGCATTTACTTAGATATGGGCTATTGAAAAAAGAACTTGATTTAACAGAAGCCCAAAGTTTTAAAGAAGTGAAGGAACTGATCGAGAACCATTATGGGAGCCTCGAAGAAAATCAGTGGTTTTTCGGAAAAGGATTCGATGATGCTCAATTTGAAGACATCGACCAATTATTAACAGCACAGGATCTGCACAAAATTCACGTAAATGCTTATATCTTTTTGTTGCACGAAGATGGACATGAGTGTGTGATTAGTGAAAAGGCATTAGAATTGTTAAGGGAAGAAGAAGATTTCAAAAAAGAACCGGATATTTTCAAGGAAACAGACGATCAAGGTCAGTGGACAGGACGATTTAAAGATACGGCCGTCCATTACATTAAGCGTCATTTCTGGGGACGGTCTGTCGAAGATGCCAAACAGGCTCTGAGGGCTGCTTTTCCTCACATTAGCGAAAACGGCCTTACCTCCGTGCATACCGATGATTTAAATTTCATTAGAAATTATGATCGGTTATGGAGGGCTTATACGGAACTTGAAAATGAAGGCGAACTCCCAATTGATGTTCAACTACATCATTATATATTTGATATTGATGATCTCAGACAATTCCTTAAAGACCATAAGGTTAGAACGGGGGATGGGACGAGTCAAGTGAAAGTTGGGGCGATCAAAATCTTCTTAGATGGCACTCAGCGTCTTCATACATCGGCCATGAGAAACCCTTATCCAGAAAACCCTGAGACAAGTGGTACGCTCATTTACACCCAGGAGCAAGTAAATGAAATGGTGGCTGAAGCTGGTTCAAATGGGATGCAAGTTGCCATGCATGCAATTGGAGACCGGGCCTGCGAGCAGGCGATTGAGGCATTGGAACAGAAAGAAGCCTATACTAGAGAGCGACGGCACCGAATCATCCACGCTCAAACCCTTGCCCCTGACCTCATGGATCGGCTGCGAACACTCAAGCCGTATATCGAAACACAGCCTTCCTTTTTGCTGGGCGAGTGGGATAAAAAGGATAACTGGACACCAAAAGAATTGCTTCCTTTTTGTGATCCCTTTAACAGTTTAGTGCGTGACCACATTCCTGTTACATTAAGTTCAGACTTGCCGATCGGCTCAATCAATCCGTTTGTGACGATCAATACGGCCGTAAATCGCACAGATCTCGAAGGGAATCCTGAAGGTGGCTGGATGCCCCAGGAAAAATTAAAGGTGGATGACAGCTTTCATGCTTTCACAGCTGTACCGGCGGAAATTGAATACCGTGAAGATAGTAAAGGAAAGATCAAACCTGGATATCAAGCCGATTTCGTCCTGCTTAATCAACATCCTCACGAAGTTTCACCTCAAGACCTGCACCATATAAAAGTTCTGGAAACGTGGTACCGCGGTAAAAAAGTATATGAACGTAAATAA
- a CDS encoding long-chain-fatty-acid--CoA ligase: protein MHVPLLLTDFLDRSVELYGEKPAIIDDERILTYRQLNGRVNQLSRGLRSLGVKKGDKVAYLAPNTTEMLEGFYGVFQVGAVMTALNTRLQPADYQFILTHSESKVLFVDEELYPLIKPVLRNIPSLEKVIIHGEAVDNREGYDEWRTQFSPDTFDRAELEETDIASLLYTSGTTGNPKGVLLSHRANYLHALSSMHHLRVSDSDTLLHVLPMFHVNGWGSPFYYTMNGATQVMLRKVDPKLILQKVKDNGVTVMHMAPTVLNMVIEEYESLPLELEQDLRVVIAGSAPPPAFVRKVEEDLKWEFIQVYGMTEISPLITTSIPRSMELDLPLEDQYLLKAKTGYSMVGSKVRVLDEMGDEVSHDGKTIGEIATRSNNVMEGYYKNETATNKTIRDGWLYTGDMAVVDHHGYIEIVDRKKDVIISGGENISSIEVEGTLYDHPAILEAAVVAVPDEKWGEVPHAVIVLREGYAEKEADLIDYCRKKLAHFKVPKSFSFVNQLPKTASGKIQKVVLRKKFWKGHDRMVR from the coding sequence ATGCATGTACCACTATTGTTGACGGATTTTTTGGATCGCTCAGTTGAACTGTATGGGGAAAAGCCTGCAATTATTGATGATGAACGAATCCTGACTTATCGCCAATTAAACGGTCGGGTTAATCAATTATCAAGAGGACTACGAAGTCTTGGGGTAAAAAAAGGGGATAAAGTAGCCTACCTTGCACCGAACACTACCGAAATGTTGGAAGGTTTCTATGGTGTTTTTCAGGTGGGGGCAGTCATGACAGCATTAAACACTCGTTTGCAGCCGGCTGACTATCAATTCATACTAACACATAGTGAAAGCAAAGTGCTGTTTGTCGATGAGGAGCTGTATCCGCTTATAAAACCGGTCTTAAGGAATATTCCTTCTTTAGAAAAAGTGATTATTCATGGTGAGGCAGTGGATAACCGTGAGGGGTATGATGAATGGCGGACTCAGTTTTCGCCGGACACGTTCGATCGTGCTGAACTAGAAGAAACGGATATAGCGAGTTTACTTTACACAAGTGGTACGACGGGAAATCCAAAAGGCGTGCTGCTATCCCATCGGGCCAACTACTTACATGCTTTGTCATCAATGCATCACCTGCGCGTATCGGATAGCGATACGCTGCTGCATGTCCTGCCTATGTTTCACGTGAACGGCTGGGGCTCGCCTTTTTACTATACAATGAATGGAGCTACGCAGGTGATGCTGCGGAAGGTCGATCCGAAATTAATTTTGCAAAAAGTGAAAGACAATGGTGTTACCGTCATGCACATGGCCCCAACCGTTTTAAACATGGTCATTGAAGAATATGAGTCACTCCCACTGGAACTGGAACAGGATTTGCGCGTTGTGATAGCCGGTTCTGCTCCACCGCCGGCTTTTGTGCGAAAGGTAGAAGAAGATCTCAAGTGGGAATTCATTCAAGTTTATGGGATGACAGAAATTAGTCCGTTAATTACAACATCGATACCACGTTCAATGGAACTCGATTTACCTTTGGAAGATCAATATCTTTTAAAAGCGAAAACGGGTTATTCGATGGTAGGATCTAAAGTCAGGGTGCTGGATGAGATGGGGGATGAAGTGTCACATGACGGAAAGACGATCGGTGAAATTGCGACCCGTTCTAATAACGTGATGGAAGGGTATTATAAAAATGAGACCGCTACCAATAAAACGATTCGCGATGGCTGGCTATATACTGGGGACATGGCGGTTGTCGATCATCATGGTTATATTGAGATTGTGGATCGAAAAAAGGACGTTATTATTAGCGGAGGAGAAAATATTTCTTCTATTGAGGTAGAAGGGACGCTGTATGACCATCCCGCGATATTAGAAGCTGCTGTTGTGGCTGTGCCTGATGAAAAGTGGGGAGAAGTTCCTCATGCTGTTATTGTGTTAAGGGAAGGCTATGCTGAGAAAGAAGCTGATTTAATCGATTATTGCCGGAAGAAATTAGCTCATTTCAAAGTCCCTAAGAGTTTTTCATTTGTGAACCAGCTTCCTAAAACAGCTTCAGGGAAAATCCAAAAAGTCGTTCTCCGTAAAAAGTTTTGGAAGGGCCACGATCGTATGGTTAGATAG
- a CDS encoding excisionase family DNA-binding protein codes for MYLTIQQTAEYLDVPYSYIESLIRDKRIRAVHDGTSYMINSSQFDTYFDQVEKYRLMLQEYLSEPLPPDPDIKDED; via the coding sequence GTGTACTTAACCATCCAGCAAACTGCCGAATATTTGGATGTGCCTTATTCATATATTGAATCCCTAATAAGAGATAAAAGAATACGTGCTGTCCATGATGGCACATCATATATGATCAATAGCAGCCAATTTGATACCTACTTTGATCAGGTTGAGAAATATCGTTTAATGCTCCAGGAATACTTAAGTGAACCGTTACCTCCAGACCCGGACATTAAAGATGAAGATTAA
- a CDS encoding DUF6220 domain-containing protein: MNDSQLTKGTKKGSKIFSVIVGVFSACIVVQIFIAGLAIFDTPLHWEHHRFFVHLFDKLALLILVLSFVCKMPASIRWQSGAMFFLVYLMYFSAYVGALISWGAAFHPVLAMLLFSISVYCTVQSWRTMREVESQ, translated from the coding sequence GTGAATGATTCTCAGTTAACAAAAGGTACGAAAAAAGGCAGTAAAATATTTTCGGTGATTGTTGGGGTCTTTTCAGCTTGCATTGTCGTCCAAATATTTATTGCCGGCTTAGCCATTTTTGATACGCCATTGCATTGGGAGCACCATCGCTTCTTTGTGCATCTATTTGATAAGCTTGCCCTTTTGATTCTAGTATTGTCCTTTGTTTGCAAAATGCCTGCTAGCATCCGCTGGCAAAGCGGTGCCATGTTTTTTTTGGTTTATTTGATGTATTTTTCGGCATATGTAGGCGCCCTTATATCATGGGGGGCAGCATTTCACCCCGTCTTAGCCATGCTTCTCTTCAGTATTTCCGTTTACTGTACTGTGCAGTCATGGCGGACGATGAGGGAGGTGGAATCTCAATGA
- a CDS encoding RidA family protein, translated as MFKPISTDKAPAAIGPYSQAVDVGDHIFISGQIPLDPTTQSFVSEHVEDQAKQVMKNIGAILNEAGLSYKHIAKANIYLDNIDDFAVVNEVYASYLSEPYPARAAVEVGKLPKGAKVEIEAIAVKE; from the coding sequence ATGTTTAAACCAATCTCAACAGACAAAGCCCCTGCTGCCATCGGGCCTTATTCGCAAGCTGTCGATGTCGGGGATCATATTTTTATTTCCGGACAAATCCCGCTCGATCCCACTACTCAGTCGTTTGTGTCGGAACATGTAGAAGATCAAGCTAAACAAGTCATGAAGAATATTGGCGCAATTCTAAACGAAGCTGGCCTTTCATACAAACACATCGCAAAAGCTAATATATACCTCGATAACATCGACGACTTTGCTGTCGTTAATGAAGTTTATGCGAGCTATTTGAGCGAACCGTACCCAGCCCGTGCCGCCGTCGAAGTAGGAAAGCTTCCAAAAGGAGCTAAAGTTGAAATCGAAGCCATTGCTGTTAAAGAATAA
- a CDS encoding DUF5957 family protein produces the protein MRKAMVIIVAALAGIVTGIVVSELIGMISYLWFGKLMGIKYLPIVFAIVFAWIGPGIDRRFIRTNTRK, from the coding sequence ATGAGAAAGGCCATGGTTATAATCGTTGCTGCCCTTGCTGGGATAGTGACAGGAATCGTAGTATCAGAATTAATTGGAATGATCAGTTACCTATGGTTTGGTAAATTAATGGGGATTAAATATTTACCCATTGTTTTTGCGATTGTATTTGCCTGGATCGGTCCTGGTATAGATCGGCGATTTATTCGAACTAATACTAGGAAGTAG